A window of Ictidomys tridecemlineatus isolate mIctTri1 chromosome 1, mIctTri1.hap1, whole genome shotgun sequence contains these coding sequences:
- the Prrc1 gene encoding protein PRRC1, producing the protein MMEESGIETTPPGTPPPNPAGLAAATMSSTPVPIAASSSFSSPNVSVVDSLPPQVYPTPPPAHPPVQPTAPLPFVPPVPAPSVPPLGTSGPSAVSPSIAAAFTSPPLSHFPPSTSAPSALVPAPASGPPISGFSVGTTYDITRGHAGRAPQTPLMPSFSAPPVTGVLPTPISQQASLTSLAPGTGTTSAITFPEEQEDPRINRGQDEASAGGIWGFIKGVAGNPMVKSVLDKTKHSVESMITTLDPGMAPYIKSGGELDIVVTSNKEVKVAAVRDAFQEVFGLAVVVGEAGQSNIAPQPVGYAAGLKGAQERIDSLRRTGVIHEKQTAVSVEHFIAELLPDKWFDIGCLIVEDPVHGIHLEAFTQATPVPLEFVQQAQSLTPQDYNLRWSGLLVTVGEVLEKSLLNVSRTDWHMAFTGMSRRQMIYSAAKAIAGMYKQRLPLRTM; encoded by the exons ATGATGGAAGAAAGTGGAATAGAGACAACACCGCCTGGGACTCCTCCACCGAATCCTGCAGGACTGGCTGCTGCCACCATGTCTTCTACCCCTGTTCCTATAG CTGCAtcaagttctttttcttctcctaatGTGTCTGTGGTAGACTCCTTGCCACCACAAGTCTATCCTACTCCTCCACCAGCCCATCCTCCAGTGCAGCCTACAGCACCACTACCTTTTGTGCCTCCTGTACCAGCTCCTTCGGTTCCACCACTTGGTACTTCTGGGCCATCTGCTGTTTCTCCATCAATTGCTGCTGCCTTCACCAGTCCTCCTTTATCCCACTTTCCACCTTCAACTTCTGCCCCGAGTGCTCTCGTACCTGCACCCGCTTCCGGTCCTCCTATATCAGGATTTTCTGTTGGTACAACTTATGATATTACAAGGGGACATGCAGGAAGAGCTCCCCAGACACCTCTGATGCCCTCATTTTCTGCACCTCCAGTAACAG GTGTTTTGCCAACTCCTATTTCTCAGCAAGCTAGTCTGACATCTCTGGCACCGGGAACTGGAACCACATCAGCCATCACTTTCCCAGAGGAACAAGAAGATCCTAGAATTAATAGAGGTCAGGATGAAGCATCTGCTGGTGGAATATGGGGTTTTATTAAG ggtgtggctggaaatcCTATGGTGAAGTCTGTGCTTGATAAGACAAAACATTCAGTAGAAAGCATGATTACAACGCTGGACCCTGGCATGGCTCCATATATTA aatctGGAGGTGAGCTGGATATTGTGGTGACTtcaaataaagaagtaaaagtgGCTGCTGTCCGAGATGCCTTTCAGGAAGTCTTTGGCTTAGCTGTGGTTGTAGGGGAAGCTGGACAGTCTAATATTGCCCCACAACCAGTGGGCTATGCAGCTGGATTAAAA GGTGCCCAGGAACGTATAGACAGTTTGCGACGAACTGGAGTGATCCATGAAAAGCAGACTGCTGTGTCTGTAGAACACTTCATTGCAGAATTGCTGCCTGACAA GTGGTTTGACATTGGTTGTTTGATAGTTGAAGACCCTGTCCATGGCATTCACCTAGAAGCTTTCACACAAGCCACACCGGTGCCTTTGGAATTTGTACAACAG GCTCAAAGCCTAACTCCCCAGGACTATAATCTGAGGTGGTCAGGCCTTTTGGTGACAGTGGGTGAAGTTCTGGAAAAAAGTTTACTGAATGTCAGCCGGACTGATTGGCACATGGCTTTTACTGGCATGTCTCGTCGACAGATGATCTACAGTGCTGCCAAAGCAATTGCAGGCATGTATAAACAGCGCCTGCCCCTTAGGACCATGTGA